The following proteins are co-located in the Camelina sativa cultivar DH55 chromosome 12, Cs, whole genome shotgun sequence genome:
- the LOC104733462 gene encoding cathepsin R-like: MDDKWLELMGPVKDQGTHVVCWALVAAEMVSAIRYLKKYDTVKTEYSLQDIVDFTNPEKRAQKGGPHYCYPWYVHKGLEYVSRAGIQREEARPFHRDHCEKDVPPRNPVRLGYIREAVQLKTIEDALVVLLEHPVAGGIPLFSPEYANIKDELFQGPTAQLSTFTGMHAVTIVGANEENGEKYVRVRSSHGKTIGKDGNLKVSIEIMIVCLTPPDPGCVNDPFYPYMYYPYPQPLLSGFTYPTLLSKEEENVRKKNETCPGSWIIDIDPPD; this comes from the exons ATGGACGATAAATGGTTAGAACTTATGGGCCCTGTGAAAGATCAAGGAACCCACG TTGTATGTTGGGCACTTGTCGCAGCTGAGATGGTGAGTGCTATAAGATACCTCAAGAAGTATGACACGGTGAAAACCGAATACTCTCTACAAGACATAGTGGACTTCACAAATCCTGAAAAACGTGCTCAGAAAGGAGGACCACACTATTGTTATCCATGGTATGTGCACAAAGGATTAGAATACGTGAGTAGAGCTGGGATCCAACGAGAAGAAGCTCGGCCATTTCATCGGGACCATTGTGAAAAGGATGTACCTCCGCGTAATCCTGTACGACTTGGTTACATCCGCGAAGCGGTACAACTAAAGACAATTGAAGATgctcttgtagttttacttgaACATCCAGTTGCAGGCGGTATACCTCTTTTCAGCCCAGAATATGCAAATATCAAAGat GAATTATTCCAAGGTCCCACTGCTCAGCTTTCAACATTCACGGGCATGCACGCAGTCACTATAGTAGGTGCAAACGAAGAAAACGGAGAGAAATATGTTCGTGTTCGATCTAGTCATGGCAAAACAATTGGTAAAGATGGAAACTTGAAAGTTTCCATTGAAATAATGATTGTGTGTCTCACCCCTCCTGATCCTGGGTGTGTAAATGACCCATTCTATCCATATATGTATTATCCATATCCACAGCCTCTTCTGAGTGGATTCACGTATCCAACGTTGCTAtccaaggaagaagagaatgttCGAAAGAAGAACGAAACATGTCCTGGATCATGGATCATTGATATTGATCCTCCTGATTGA